From Paralcaligenes sp. KSB-10:
AAGCGCGCGGGCACACGCCCAGTCGACTTTTTACAGCCCCAACGAAGAATCGCTTTGCGAGACCAACAACATCGGCCATCTTATCAAGAACGTATACGCCTCGATCAATCGCAACATCGATCTGGGCGTCGCCCCCCTGGGCCTGACCGCTATGCAGTGGAAGCCCCTGGTATTGATCTGCCACCGCGACATCCACACGCCCGCCGAGCTGTCACGTGTCACTAATGTAGATACAGGCGCCATGACCCGCACTCTCGACCGCCTTGAGGCCAAGGGGTTCCTTACCCGGCACCGCTGCCTGGAAGATCGCCGCGTCGTCAATCTGGAACTTACCGAAAGCGGCACCAAGGTGGTTAAAGACATCTTGCCTGCCGTAGCCCATACCTTGAACGCCCATCTTGCCGGATTCTCGGAAAAGGAAACCGAAACGCTGCTAAAGTTCCTGCGACGCATGATAGACAATGGCGCCTGTATGGACTCCTCGTTCGATCAAGACGCTCATTAATTCCGCACTCTTACATTCATCGTAAATAGCTTGCCTGTACCTTTGCATAACCTCCAAGGTCCTGCTTAAATTATTGCCTAGTCAGATACGACCCGATCAATCAAATTCAGTTTAATGTCAGTATGAAACCCCTATTACCTCTTTTGCTGCTTGCCGCTCTGACTGGTTGTGCGGCCATCAATCCTGGAGAGCCCGGACTCAAGGAAATCCAGGGCGCGCAGCTTGGCCTGCAGACAGCGGCCATCGACTGGCCAACCGAACAATGGTGGCTGCGCTATAAAGATCCACAGCTTGACAGCCTGATCGATCAGGCCTTGCAAAACAATCCGTCGCTGGCCGCGGCCAAGGCTCGTTTAGGCATGGCCAACGCAGCTGTCAGCGGCGCCCGAGCCGTGCAACTGCCCCAGCTCAACGCCAATTATCAAATGACACGCGAGCGTTTTTCGGAAAACTACATCTATCCGCCGCCTTACGCGGGTTCCATGCAAACCGACAACACCCTGCAGCTCCAACTGGGTTTCGACCTGGACTTGTGGGGCAAGAACCGCGCGCGCTATGCCGCGGCCGTGTCGCGCGTTGAAGCCAGCAAGGCCGATGCGCAGCTGGCGCGCAATGCTCTGGTCAGCGCCGTAACGCAAAGCTATTTCAATCTGCAAAATGCACTGGCGCAACACCAGGTTATCGCGCAAATCGTCAGACAGCTTGAAGACGTCGCCAAGATCACGCATCAACGCGTCGTTGCCGGGCTCGACACACAGGTTGAAGTCAACCAGGCCGATTCAGCCGTTTCAGCCGCCAAGGTTCAGTTAAGCCAGGTCGGCACCAATGCCGACCTGCTGCGCCATCAGTTGTCGGCGCTGGTTGGGGCCGGGCCGGACCGAGGCATGAGCATTGAACGCGCCAAGCTGCCGGCCGTGGCCGCCGGTGTGCCTGCCCTGCTTCCCATGAATCTGTTGGGAAGGCGCCCCGATATCGTCGCGGCAAAGCGCCTGGTGGAAGCCAGTTCGAGTGAAATCTCGGCCGCCAAGGCGGAATTCTTTCCCGATATAAACCTTTCCGCCTTTGCCGGGTTCATGTCGCTGGGGCTGGACAACCTGTTGAAAAACGGCAGCAAGGTCTACGGCGCAGGGCCCGCTATTACCTTGCCGATTTTCCATGGCGGGGCGCTCAATGCGCAACTGAACGCGAAGCGGTCCGAACGCGACCTGGCCATTGCCAATTACAACCAGGCCGTGCTGACGGCAGTGCGGGAGGTGGCTGATGCCAGCACCGCGATTCGCGCCTTGCAACAGCAGATCGTCGATCAGCACGCCAGCTACACCGCCATTTCGTCGGCCTATGACATTGCGGTTCAGCGTTATCGCTCCGGACTGGGCAATTATGTGCAAGTGCTGCTGGCACAGAATGAGGTTCAGAAACAAGCCATTCTGGACACCGATCTGCAGGCGCGCGCCTATAACCTGGATGCCCAACTCGCTACAGCGCTGGGTGGCGGATACCGCTCCGCGCCGGCCGCTGGCACGTCGCCCGGCAATGTCCCCGCAATGCCCAAGGCCGGCGCACTCCACTGATACTGATACACGACTCACTGAAACACGAGACAGTTATGACTACCGAAACCAAATCGGCCTCCAAGCGCAAACCCCTGCTTCTTACCGCAGCACTGATTTTTATTGTCCTGGGCATCTGCTACGCCGTCTGGTGGTTCGTGGTGGCCTCGCACTACGAATCCACCGATGACGCCTATGTGCACGGCAACCTGGTGCAGGTCACTTCACAAATAGCGGGAACAGTCGTGGCGATCGATGCCGACGACACCCAGCACGTCAAAAAAGGCACGGCGCTGATCAAACTCGACCCCACCGATGCCGGAGTCGCCCTCAAGCAGGCTGAAGCGGCGCTGGCCCAGGCCGTACGCCACACGCACACGCTTTTTGTGCAAAACGATGCGCTCAAGGCCGATATTGCCGTGCGGCAGGCCGACATCGAGCGTGCCCGGGTCGATCTGAACAAGGCGCAAAGCGATTTGAAGCGGCGCCAGACACTGGCCAAATCGGGCGGCATAAGCGGCGAAGAAATCCTTCATGCCGAAACCGCCGTCAAGGCGGCGCAGTCAGGGCTGGCACAGGTCCAGGCAGCACTGGCCGCATCCAAGGCCAAGCTTGAAACCAACCAGGCCCTGACGAACAACACAACGATTGCAGCCCACCCCGACGTGCAGCAAGCCGCCGATCAGTTGCGCAAAGCCTGGCTCGCCAGCGCCCGTACCGTTTTACCCGCTCCGGTCGACGGCATGGTCGCACAGCGCTCCGTCCAGGTCGGACAGCGCGTCGGCCCAGGCACTCCCTTGATGACTCTTGTGCCGCTGCAGCAGGTCTGGGTCGAAGCCAACTTCAAGGAAGGCCAGGTCGCCCACATGAAGCCTGGCCAGGACGTGAAACTGACCGCCGATCTCTATGGCAGCGACGTCAGCTATAACGGCAAGATACAGGGCATTGCCGCCGGCACCGGCAGCGCTTTCGCCCTGCTTCCCGCGCAAAATGCCAGCGGCAACTGGATCAAGGTCGTGCAGCGCGTCCCCGTGCGCATCGCCCTCGACCCCAAGCAGCTGGCCGATCACCCCTTGCGCGTAGGCTTGTCGATGGTGGCTGAAGTCCATCTCGTCGACCCTGGCAAACAAGCCGTGGACAAAAACATCAACTCCAAACTTGAAACCAGTGTCTTCGAAGACAACAAGAATGGTGCTGATGCACTCATCGATAAAATCATCAAAGAAAATCTTGGATCATGAGCTCCGAAGAGCCTAAAGCCCCGAAACCGGCCGGCAAACCCAAGCCCGTCGTGCACCTGCCGCTCGAAGGCAAGGCACGCCTGTTCGGTACCATTGCCGTGTCCGCCGCCGTCTTCATGAATGTACTCGACTCGTCGATTGCAAACGTGTCCATTCCAACCATCGCCGGCGACCTCGGCGTGAGCGCCACGCAGGGCACCTGGGTCATCACCTCGTTTGCGGTGGCCAACGCCATTACCGTTCCGCTGACAGGCTGGCTGACTCAGCGCTTCGGCCAGGTGCGCCTGTTCGTCCTGTCGACCCTGCTGTTCGTGCTGGCTTCATGGCTCTGCGGATTGTCGTGGTCACTGGAATCGCTGGTGATTTTCCGTGTGATACAGGGGGCCGTTGCAGGCCCCATGATCCCTTTGTCGCAAGCGCTCATGCTGGGCAGCTATCCCAAAGAAAAGGCGGGCATGGCACTGGCCATGTGGTCGATCACGGTGCTGGTCGGGCCTGTTGCAGGGCCTTTGCTGGGAGGCATGATCTCCGACAATTACAATTGGTCGTGGATCTTCTACATCAACGTGCCCGTGGGATTGATCGCCGGATGGGCCTCGTGGCAAATCTATAAAACCCGCGACTCGGCGCGAATCAAGCTGCCCATCGATGGCACCGGCCTGGCACTGCTTGTCCTGTGGGTGGGCGCGCTGCAGTTGATGCTCGACAAAGGCAAGGAACTGGACTGGTTCGCCAGCTCGGCCATTACGACCATGGCGGTCGTCGCCATCGTGTCATTTGTGTTTTTCGTGATCTGGGAGCTGACTGCCAAGCATCCGGTGATAGATCTTACGCTGTTCAAAGGCCGCAATTTCACCTCCGGCACAGTGACCATCTCGGTAGCATACGGGGTATTTTTCGGCACAGTGGTACTGCTTCCCCTGTGGCTCCAGAGCACCCTGGGCTATTCCGCCACCGATGCCGGGATCGCCTCGGCTCCCGTCGGCATCCTGGCGATCATTTTCTCGCCCATTGTCGGCAAACTGCTGGGCAAGCACGATCCGCGCTACATCGTCACTGTGTCGTTCCTGATCTTCGCCCTGGTCAGCTACATGCGGGCCGACTTCAATACCGAAGTTGATCTGGGCACGGTCATGATACCCACCTTCATCCAGGGTGCGGCCATGGCGATGTTCTTCATTCCCCTGACAACAATCACCCTGTCGGGGCTGGAGCCGCATCGCATTCCCGCCGCAGCCGGCCTGTCCAATTTCGTGCGCCTGGTCTTCGGAGCATTCGGCACCTCGATTACCACCACACTCTGGGAAAATCGCGCTGCCCTGCATCACGCCCAACTGACCGAAATTGCCAGGCCGGGCAAGCCGGCCTTCGATATGGCCATGGCAGGCCTGCACGACAAAGGATTGAATCAGGCGCAGTCGGCATCGCTGATCAACAATCTCATCAACCAGCAGGCGTTTACCATTTCCGCCACCGATATTTTCTACGCCTCGGCAATTATCTTTTTGGCGCTGATCATCCTGGTCTGGTTTGCGCGCCCCAGAAAGATGAACTCCGGCGCGGGAGATGTTGCCGCCGCCGCGCATTGATGATCGAAGGCCGCGTCAGTTTGCAAGCACCTAAAATTCTATGCTATAGTTTCGCTTCTTTAATTCCCCGATAGCTCAGTCGGTAGAGCGACGGACTGTTAATCCGCAGGTCCCTGGTTCGAGCCCAGGTCGGGGAGCCAACAAAATCAAGCCTTTCGAGAAATCGAAAGGCTTTTTTGTTTGGCGCGCATGCATACTTTCCAATGGGCATCCACAAGGGCTGCCCCGGACGCCGCCCGGCGGAGCTAAGGCAGGCCTAAGCCTCTTGCGCCAAACTCTGGATTAATATTCCAATACATCATAAGTGGCGCCACAGGGAGGGTGAATGCGGATACTGCTGGTTGAAGACGATCCGATGATAGGGCAAGCCATACAAGACGCTCTGAAAGACGCTTCCTATGCCACCGACTGGGTGAAGAACGGGCAAACTGCCCTCGATACGCTTGCCTGCCAGCACTACGACCTCGTGCTGCTTGACCTTGGCTTGCCCGGCAAAGACGGCCTGGACGTATTGACTTCCATTCGCGCCAAAGACAATCCTGTGCCCCTGCTCATTGTTACAGCGCGCGACGATCTGGGCGACCGGATTCGTGGGCTGGACAGCGGCGCGGACGACTACATACTGAAACCTTTCGAGATGGCCGAGCTGCTTGCGCGCATGCGGGCCGTACTGCGCCGCAAGGGAGGCACGGCAGGCCCTGTCCTGAGCAATGGAATCGTGTCGCTCGATCCGGCCACACGTGAGGCTCATACGCATGGCCGGATCGAGGCAACACAGCTCTCCAGCAGGGAATTCGCCTTGCTGCAAGCCCTGATGGTGCGGCCTGGGGCTATTCTTTCCCGCAGCAACCTGGAAGAGCGAATATACGGTTGGGGAGACGAGGTGGAAAGCAATGCGGTCGAATTCCTGATCCACACACTGCGCAAAAAGCTGGGAAGCGAAGTCATCAAGAATGTCAGGGGGGTGGGATGGATGGTTTCAAAGGGCGACTGAAGCGCTCGATCCAGCTTCGACTCTCCTTCTGGCTGCTGCTGGCGATTCTGGCGGTAGCCTTGATCGCCGGCGTGTTTTCTTTCGCGGCGGCATTCAATGAAGCCCAGGAACTCCAGGACGACACACTGCGCCAGATTGCGGCGCTGTTCGATCGCCGGCATTTGCCCGACGCCCACTTGGGAGACAGGGGCAGACTTCCCGGCAGCAACGAAGAGTCGCGAGTCATCGTGCAGTATCTGTCGGGAAACGCCGCAAAC
This genomic window contains:
- a CDS encoding MarR family winged helix-turn-helix transcriptional regulator, whose translation is MAHDKTSLSPTPSAAGKSAAHEAARGTAPASARAHAQSTFYSPNEESLCETNNIGHLIKNVYASINRNIDLGVAPLGLTAMQWKPLVLICHRDIHTPAELSRVTNVDTGAMTRTLDRLEAKGFLTRHRCLEDRRVVNLELTESGTKVVKDILPAVAHTLNAHLAGFSEKETETLLKFLRRMIDNGACMDSSFDQDAH
- a CDS encoding efflux transporter outer membrane subunit codes for the protein MKPLLPLLLLAALTGCAAINPGEPGLKEIQGAQLGLQTAAIDWPTEQWWLRYKDPQLDSLIDQALQNNPSLAAAKARLGMANAAVSGARAVQLPQLNANYQMTRERFSENYIYPPPYAGSMQTDNTLQLQLGFDLDLWGKNRARYAAAVSRVEASKADAQLARNALVSAVTQSYFNLQNALAQHQVIAQIVRQLEDVAKITHQRVVAGLDTQVEVNQADSAVSAAKVQLSQVGTNADLLRHQLSALVGAGPDRGMSIERAKLPAVAAGVPALLPMNLLGRRPDIVAAKRLVEASSSEISAAKAEFFPDINLSAFAGFMSLGLDNLLKNGSKVYGAGPAITLPIFHGGALNAQLNAKRSERDLAIANYNQAVLTAVREVADASTAIRALQQQIVDQHASYTAISSAYDIAVQRYRSGLGNYVQVLLAQNEVQKQAILDTDLQARAYNLDAQLATALGGGYRSAPAAGTSPGNVPAMPKAGALH
- a CDS encoding EmrA/EmrK family multidrug efflux transporter periplasmic adaptor subunit, with amino-acid sequence MTTETKSASKRKPLLLTAALIFIVLGICYAVWWFVVASHYESTDDAYVHGNLVQVTSQIAGTVVAIDADDTQHVKKGTALIKLDPTDAGVALKQAEAALAQAVRHTHTLFVQNDALKADIAVRQADIERARVDLNKAQSDLKRRQTLAKSGGISGEEILHAETAVKAAQSGLAQVQAALAASKAKLETNQALTNNTTIAAHPDVQQAADQLRKAWLASARTVLPAPVDGMVAQRSVQVGQRVGPGTPLMTLVPLQQVWVEANFKEGQVAHMKPGQDVKLTADLYGSDVSYNGKIQGIAAGTGSAFALLPAQNASGNWIKVVQRVPVRIALDPKQLADHPLRVGLSMVAEVHLVDPGKQAVDKNINSKLETSVFEDNKNGADALIDKIIKENLGS
- a CDS encoding DHA2 family efflux MFS transporter permease subunit; the protein is MSSEEPKAPKPAGKPKPVVHLPLEGKARLFGTIAVSAAVFMNVLDSSIANVSIPTIAGDLGVSATQGTWVITSFAVANAITVPLTGWLTQRFGQVRLFVLSTLLFVLASWLCGLSWSLESLVIFRVIQGAVAGPMIPLSQALMLGSYPKEKAGMALAMWSITVLVGPVAGPLLGGMISDNYNWSWIFYINVPVGLIAGWASWQIYKTRDSARIKLPIDGTGLALLVLWVGALQLMLDKGKELDWFASSAITTMAVVAIVSFVFFVIWELTAKHPVIDLTLFKGRNFTSGTVTISVAYGVFFGTVVLLPLWLQSTLGYSATDAGIASAPVGILAIIFSPIVGKLLGKHDPRYIVTVSFLIFALVSYMRADFNTEVDLGTVMIPTFIQGAAMAMFFIPLTTITLSGLEPHRIPAAAGLSNFVRLVFGAFGTSITTTLWENRAALHHAQLTEIARPGKPAFDMAMAGLHDKGLNQAQSASLINNLINQQAFTISATDIFYASAIIFLALIILVWFARPRKMNSGAGDVAAAAH
- a CDS encoding response regulator transcription factor; protein product: MRILLVEDDPMIGQAIQDALKDASYATDWVKNGQTALDTLACQHYDLVLLDLGLPGKDGLDVLTSIRAKDNPVPLLIVTARDDLGDRIRGLDSGADDYILKPFEMAELLARMRAVLRRKGGTAGPVLSNGIVSLDPATREAHTHGRIEATQLSSREFALLQALMVRPGAILSRSNLEERIYGWGDEVESNAVEFLIHTLRKKLGSEVIKNVRGVGWMVSKGD